The Chionomys nivalis chromosome 1, mChiNiv1.1, whole genome shotgun sequence sequence CAGATGCATTTCTCAGGACACCTGGCATTTCTTCTCAGTACAGGTGAAACTACCTTCGTGTCTTCCATGGTGAAGAATATTTTGACCATCTACCAACAGATCTGGACTGTATTCCATGATCCCATACAAGTGTAATCCTATCTTTGCCTTGCTTTTTCCACCTAGTGACTTTTATCTTGGTGGAAGACTTCTTGTGACTTcccagaaaaaagaaatgaatcataGGTCTCCAACACTGGGTGGCATTAGAGCAAGAGAAATATCAGCTGAAGAACTGAGCTTTGTAGAAGTCTCAGGTTTCACATGAAGTTTGTATGTCTGCTACTGACTTTTTCTAAGTTCTCATGTGAGACCTTGGAAGATGTTTTCATCAGTCTCAGGGAGTCTGAATATATGATTGTTGGGAAATGCTGGGGAATGAAGcgttatatattttctctttatagaATTGaattttgctcatttgtttctgaAGAAATCTCAAATGTACCACCAGTTGTACTTATCAAGGACAGATAAATTTCTGTAATCCCAATTTTATTCCATAGTTTCTGGGGTTTGTAAATAGAACTGAGGAATTCTGGAATATTCCACCAGAAGACTCTTTGCAGCTGGGTATGATCATACCAAGCAGCAGGCTAAGCAGGCAATCAGGTGTTTCAGTGAAGGTACCATGGAAACAGAGTACTAATGAATCTTTATCACCTACTGCTTTCCGCTTTAAAGGGTACATTACCCAATGGAAGTGGATGGAAGTGGAGCAGCTCTGATGTGCTGACCTATTATCATGGGAAGAAGAACCCCTCTGGTGTTACAGACTGTGGCTACTGTGTGCCTTTTTCTCTGGTCACAGGTAAGACAGGGAAGAGTAGCCTCTGACTAAACCCATCTTCCCACATCCAGTTTGACCTCCTGGGCATGATTCAGAACTGCGAAATACAGTGTTGACTTGAGATCTTCCATCTTCTATCATGGTTCACTGCGTCTCCTTCCCTTGGAGATGCAATCATGTTGAGCATGCAGAAAGATGTCTAAGTCCAGAGCAGAGATTGAGTTGTTCTTCTTTGAgttcacagattcacctgccccaTTCACTTTACTTCTTGTCTCTCCACAAGTTATCAGAAGTGACGAGATTATAATTGTGAAATGCTATTTACCTATGTCAGGAAATTCAAGGGTTAAGGCAGTTCTAATTTCAACAACTTGAAAATACTCTGAAGCTCACATGGACAAGTGAGCAACTATGATGATTCACTAAGAAAGAGCAAGTTTTACCTACACACCCACACCAAATCCCTCATCTCATCCCTGCTGTTCTTCCATCAAAATATTCTCTGGGGACTGTAACCTGAAAACTCAGAGAACAGCAATAAAATATAGTCAACACCGTGTGCTATTGTGTTATTGTGCTCCATTTTTGCAGGAAGTCATGCAGAGTAGTTATAGAAGGAACTTCTGGGAATCAGTACATCCCAGTTCTAACCACTGTTGCTAGGAAATGGTGTCTAACGATGTGCCTACTGGTACACTGTGGTTCAAGTGTGGACAGTGCTTATGAAAGTTGATGTTGTGAATGCATGAAGGCATTGCCCTCTCTTAACACTGACTGTCCAAGCATACCCTTCATGTTGGGACACATGGAATCTGATGCTATTTCAACATTCTTTCTCAAATACTTTCTTTGAGGCATAACTTTTAGCAAAATGCAATCTACCTTGAACAAACTTTTATAGAAAAAACTTGCCATAAATGTACAGGGAAAGAGTCTTGGGCCTTTTTACTCCATTTTCAACACAATGACAAAATTTTAAATGAGTATCAGAATGCAAgttaagaggagaagaaagaaaaagaagataattgaaattataaggaaagagaaaagcaagtaagagaaaagaaaaaaaagcaaattaaaaaaggGACATTAAATAGAGCCCACAAgagaaaaaatagtaaaatgttggtttgttttcttcaacATTAAGGTCCACAAATAGCCTAGGAAAGGTCTATACAGATGAGATCAtcaacaaattataaaaatatcaataaaaataaaaatttccttcaTGTCAAAGTGCTTGAGTTCAATGAGTCAGAGTAACTATTCTAGCCGATTTTCCCTGTACTTCTTGAGCCATGTGTCATCAACAGCCAACTTTGAGTGCTCTCTGCTTTCACACTGTTCTTAGGAAGTGGCTTTCAGGTGACCAGTGCTAGTGACCTTTGACTGGAAGTGGTCTGAATATGTCTCATCTTTATTGTATATTAAAGCAATTTTCCCACAAAACAAAGCTCCGAACATAAGGATTCTCTCCAGAGATCATAGCTCTGCCTATACATGTTAGAAttttccagaaattcttttaataCAGTAGGTACCTCATAGCTCTTCCAGTTACTCACTATTGTTATGCCCTGGATCCATCTTATAAAGACATCTTTTTTAAAGGTGGATGTGGTAGcatatgtctgtaatctcagaattGGGGAAACAAAGAATGATGGATCTCAACTATCAGGACTGAATTCAAGAGTCCCAGGCTGCTGAGACACCCCATATTATGAAACAGGTAGAGAGAACCTGAGGACGAACACTTCCTAGACACCCTAAAAACACCAGCATGATCCCtgatgcatgtgtacatgcacactcacatacaaaaaacaatcaataaaatataaatactagTGTTTGTGTGGTCTATTTTCCAGGCCAAGACTGACAAAGGCATGTCTTGGCTTTCTCCATTACAGAAGAAACGGGAAATAtaaaggaggaggaagtgggataAATACTTTGCCCAAGCTGTGGGAAAAGCTAAGTGTTTTTAAGGCTGAATTCAAAGGATTATTTTCCCCTCCATCTGACAGGTCTTGGAGAAGTAATACTTGACTTTTATCATTAAAACCTGAAGACTACTGTGAGAAAAACATTCCCATGGGAATATTTGGGACCCCCTAGAAATGGAGACTACAGGAGTATCTTCTTCTCACCAAGGAGCCACACTTAGCCTAGAGCTGTTctcccaacatttttttttttttttttttttttttttttttagtttttgaaggaGAAAGCTATGCCCTTGGTTCTGAAAATACAAGGAAACAGATTTTCCCTACTGTTTCTATTCTTTCATTAGCCCAAAAAGAATTAGTTAAAGTACTCTCagattttctcttttgctttttggaAAGAGGGTAAGAAGGTTCTAGTCTTTATGACTGCACTATTAtgttaacttcattttttttaccaTATTCAGCAAAGATTACCATTCATATAGATTGCATTATTTAGTGTTAGAATTCAAAGATGATTATTAAACTGTTGAAAACATCAGTTATCACTCCTCATCTGGGGCACTGACTATGAGGGAAGGTAATGCCTTCCTATAGTCACAGTACAACCCTCAATGAGCATGATCTACATTTTTAGTTACAGTGCAGTGGTAAGCAAGCACCATTAGGCACTGTCTGGACAGACAGAACTGAGATGCAATCATCAGTTATCTCCTCTGCCATCCGGACAAACTTTATTTGTAATTTGCTTAAATGTTTTCAGTCTCCATGTTCATATCTTTGCAGAGTTTGGGtctgtttcttatttttgaattatttgtttattgtttttaaagtgaTAGATGAAAAAAGGTGGCTAGAAAGGTGGGgatgatctgggaggagttgagagAGGAGATgagtgatcagaatatattgtatagaaaaaaaaatcaattaaaaatggtgcacacagccagcaagatggcttggtAGGTTAAAGTTTCCTTTCTccaatctgatgacctgagttggttTGCCCTTATTCCCAGGGGAATCACTAAAAGTAGCTGGATGAAGTGGCTCACATCAATAAACTCAGTACTCCTATGAAGCAAAGAAGTTAGGACAATTACCCTGACCCTTGTGAGTTTACTATGTGGcaaaaaacaagagaaaccttctctcaaaagATAGAAGCCAAGAACTGATTCCCAAAAGTTACCCTCTGATCTCCACCGTCAAGTTGTGGTCTTTACACatccatattcacacacatacataacagtgatgataaataatattttaatgaaacacaTAAACTCAAAGTTTGACTAAAGTTTTATTATTGTTCTCTGAGACTTGAGACCACCCTAATCTATATAGACATGACTGAGACAGCATCTAAAAAGAGCAGATGTGGGATTTGATGTGAACTATGGTTTAGGTGATGCTCTTTATATTTGTACCCTTGTCTATGGTGAGCTTCAAGACAAATGCAAGCTGTTTATTTTTGGATAAGTTTATCCACTGAATTTGCAGACATAGGGGAGCTTCACATCACAGGTATTATCTCTCCATTTCAGAAatcctggaaagagaaaagaggttaAATAATTGAGGATATGGATCTTGAGAAGATAATGAAGAAATGCCTCAATCTGTGGCTTCAGTTTAAAAGTTACTCCCTCATGCTCTCCAGTGGTACAATCCAAATGAAGGAGATAACCAAACAGCCAATAAGGAAGATTAGAACAAAACCACATTTCATTTCCTAGCTCAGAGGTACCCAGAAATGTGAGAAGATGGGTATACCTCTAGGTGAGGTGGATCTTACCTGAAGCTTTTGACAAAGTGCCACAAAAACCACGATCTAAGGCAGTGGATGGATTCCTCTCCCAGTTAAGGTAATTCATGACATCACTGTTACTCCACTCCCATCCGCCTCCATTGGGTTGTTCACCCTGATAACAAGGGAACCAGATATAAGTTAGGGTCCTGAAAGCTCTACATGTATGAAAACTTCAGTGAAACTCTGGATTCCCTCCCAACCTCCACAACTCAGTCGATCATATTTTTCAAGAACATAGCATTAGAATTATTGCTGCCTTCATTTCTACTTATATATCCAGAAACTACAGATAAAATTAGGACACAAtgaaatttatttgaaatgtaaATGGTAGTAAATCAGCAATTTCCTCTAAAATGGAAGTAGGATGTTATTCTACAAAGAGAAAATATAGTATGTCACTTTAGTCTATATTTCTTCATAATACTGTATGCAGGCCCCCTGAAACCAACAGTGAATTCTCCCAAGgtctcttattattattattattattaaaaatttccacctccctccatccaggtctaggaaggtgagcatccaaacagactagactccaacaaagccagtacatgcagtagaatccaaacccagtgccattgtccttggcttctcagtcagctctcattgactgccacgttcagagagtccagtttgatcacatgctcaatcagtcccagtccagctggccttggtgagctcccattagatcaaccaCACCGTCTCagggggtgggtgcacccctcacggtcctgacttcctctcCCAAGGCCTCTTGTGAGACCATTCTAAAAGTCAGTCAGAGTCACATGAACTTCATCTGAAATCTAGGAATCCTAATAGAGTTCAGCTCTACAAGAGACCCTGATGGTTTCCCTTGTTTCAGTGTTACCCCGTGTCTGACCTCTGTGCCTTTTAGGACTCTTTCTGGGGAGTCTCAGCAAGTGTGTCTATGTGATAATGACATGTGAGAGTAAACAGAGAAGAGGAAATCGTACCAGTGTGGGATCATGGAGCCCAATCCAGACGTATGAATAGCTGTTCCCTGTGCTCTTCACCAAAGAAGACACGAAGGAAGCCTCAGCTCCAGTGAGAACTGACACAAGGTGCCCTGAGGGCCTCTTTTGGCAGGCCAGCTGCATGAGGAACAGAATCAAAAGGAGTTTTAGGCTTCACTGGATAATGACAAGGCAGAGGTAAGTGAGGGGACAGGCTATATTGAAAGTCAACTATTCATCTCAGACACAAAGGACTAGAGAAAATAGAACACAACACCCCCCATGACCCACATGTACTTTCcacatcccagcactcacttcTGCATCGAACCAGGTCTGTGGTATCCGAAACAAGGCATAGCAGTAGGAGCCATAAGCCCTGGAACCTTGGGGACAACTAATCCGTGGTGATGGCGCTTCCTTCGGGGAATCTTCACCTGGGGTGGAGTAAGATGAATATAGCCATTGGGTGAAAAGAAAAGTGGAACTTAGTTGGGTTGGTCAAAATATGGCTGCTTTTGTAAACTATTTCTTGGAAGGAAGTCAAAATCAAGTCTGTGTAGTCTTTGAGACTTTTTATAATGTGCAAACCTAGTAAATGATGCAACCTTGCTTTCCtctttcttattaaaaattaGTTCATGACTCCACCAAATCTAGGCCTAACTTCCATTGCCTACTCTTCTTTTCCCATGGAGTTCATGGTTTATCATCATTTCTATCCTTTCATGCTTCCAATATAAATTATAGCATCATGACAAAATGATAAATCCTATTATTCCACTGGTGATAGACCACCATGATACCTTCTACAACCAATGCCCTGGGGGATGCAAGATGATGGAACTGTCACAACGGTTTTCCAATATGGATATCCCTCATTATTCCTTATGAGACTTTCCTCTGCTTACTGACTCTAAACACTCCCAGGAAGTCAGTGCTAGAGACAGAGAAGTCTTACCTTGAACCTGAGAAAAGAGCATCAGGAAGGAGAGCAGCATCCAGGACATGCTGGTGAGTGCTATGCGAGACAGCATCTTGCCTGTGAGGAATGAACAATCAGAGTCACTCCAGGTGGTGTGGATAGAGAAGGCGGGCCGAAAAGACCAGCACTCTCCTTCTTTTGCTAGTTCTGCAGTGATACACTAATTTTGTCCTATCTCCCCCTGTAGTCCAGAAATCCATATTTTCTTCTTGCTCTGAGAGTTTCATAGGTAGCCTTTCCTGAGTCATAAAGCTTTGTGTGATGTGAGAGCAAAAACCAAAGAACACCTTCTTCTAGTGAGAGGTGAACCCTGCAAGGTTCTCATCATCTTCCAGCTTTTACTTACCTATCTTGCAGAGAGATCTGGGATGGTTTGTCAGGGCAGAGATGGCTGTACTTTTATAACAGGATTTGAGGGAGGAGCACCAAAGTGAATAACTGGAATGCTTATGCAGGTTAGGATGGTGGGTAGTGCTTGGCATGAACTAAGGGGGTTCCCAGAAAGAGCAGGAGGATCTTCCTGGCAAAGATGGAGAATTTTCACAATTACCTCCTTCCTGTTAGCAGCACTGCTTTACCCTGGGAGTGAGTGAAGTTTAACCTTCCACACCCTTTACTAGATACTCTGTTCCAGGAAACAGAAATTAACTACAGCAGCATTGGAACATAAATTATGCTGTGACATAAATTTTAGATATTATTACATGAGCAGTTAAGGAAAATAAAGTGCTAGTTAAGGAAAATAAACGTAAGAGTGTAATAAAATCAATATGGAAAAATCTCACTAGTGCATGCATTTCTTTACACCTGTCTAAAATACTTAAGACAAATTAGCAAGAATTCAGTGAATTAGACAATTTAAGTGAAAATTAATTGATTGAAAATGATAAATTCATGAAATACAGACTTAAATATGCTGATAAAGTTTTATATCAGTGTGTAAAATCAGCTTTCAATAAATCAGCATTCTTGTTAGAAACTTAAGAAAAACCAGctgaacaaatatatatatatacttctctgAGGTTAGTTCATTGTACTTTAGTCTGGCAATTTGTTACCTACCTTGGGGACCATCCACAGAGTGGGATCTCAGATTCACTGGGATCATGTAGACTCTTTCACAGTAGTTGTATGAGTCTATTCTTCATTTCATATTCAGTGTATAAGGGTGGTTTTCACAGATACCAAAGAAATGATCTAGTGTGTTAGCTTTGATTAATGTAGAGTTATTAGCCTTCATCCTTCCCACTTATATACTTTTAAGTAGGAAATGGCAATTGGCAATCAGGTCCAGCAATCCAAGATACTCAATGGGCTAAGTCAGAATTGAAATTCTAAGGTTAAAACATAAGTTCAAGGAATCTTATTCAAGAGCCTACCTCAAAGCAGAAAATAAGGATAGGTCATTGGATGTAAGCTGATGGTAGAATATTTGCCTCCCATGTGCAATGCCTTGTTTTCCATCCATAGtagcacatatacacaataaaaatttcATCACTTTCACATACTCTTTTACTTAATTAAACAGAGAAATAGTTAACTGAAATTTTAACACttgtgtttaaatgttttaataatcttTATGACTAAATAGAAAATCTTCATATCGAAGTACAGTGattgctttctagaaaaaaaaacagttgtaaCACAGATATAACTATGTCATTCACAGGCTTATTTTTGGTATGGTACATTGCTTCTTACATGAAAAGCAAGTTGACAAATTTCAGTTGTCAGCCATGTATGCACAACTTATTAACATATCTAAAGTGACCAATACAAATTagtaaacaaatatttgaaaatgccCCACATAAATAATAACAATTCGTAAGGAAAAAGGAATTTGGATTGCTTGATAATGTTTAGGAATGAAAGAAAGCTCTGTGGTCAGAGCAGTTTATAAATTTTTGATGAGTATGTAGCAgctattttaaaggaaaagaaaaatgagaaataggTTTTATGTTATAACACGGAGATACCCTCTACTGTTTCTCCAGCAATTTAAtacaagaaaaatacagaagTCCTAATGCATGAAGAGTGTCTCTAGATCAATGTTGGCTCCTAgtttaaacaaaagaggaagcATTAATTATGAGACAGGTTGTACACACTCTTCTCTTTAATCCCTTAACACATTGCCATGATTTCTTTCACTCATTATTTTGCTATAATCATCCAAAAGCCTGTCACatcattcctttaaaaatgtttatactaTTGAAAGTAGGAAAATAATTGTATCTTCTccatataattaaaacattttttgaaataGCTGTGTACCTCGACTTTTGCCACACCTCTTCACCCTGGACACTTTAACATTTCTGGTAGGACACATTTGATGGAAATCAATTCTGAAAAGCTTTGCCACACGAAGTCTTTATTTCTCCATTGAAAATAGTATTTAAGtcaataaaattctattttgtttgtatttgtctcTTCTGGCAGTAAATTTACTAGCTTATTCTACTTAATTGTGCTTCTGAAAgtcttatttgattattttatttcttttatatgcaATCTACGCCCAAAATGACTGGCTTCTTTCAGGATTTTTCAATCTATTCTTGGTAATCTGCATATTGAATATTATGCATTCAAATTAAGCTTGTGTTATCAATCTTACTTGTTTTCTCTGGTATTATTGGATCTAGTAAGTGCTCTTCATCATTGATTTAGAATAGTGTGGAATTGTATTTCCTCCAATATTTCTTCTGCCCCCTtgtccttctcctctcttcttaatATTCTTATTGTCTATAAGTTTTATTTTCATCCTATAGTCTTTGCATGTGATGATCCATGTTTTTATCATATTATCTCATTATGTTTTCAACTCAGATAATGTTACTAAATCCATAAGGCTACTAGctctttataaaatatatttagttgGCTGGTAAaatagttgttttttatttttcttcctatgCTTTATTTATAGAAATGCTCTTTGATCCTTTCCTAGAACTTGCCTCTCTGTGTATATATCATACAATATTTATTGGACATAGTATATTTTTTCTATTACATCCTTTATCAAATGATTCAACGGTTACTTTGTTTCTTCCCACTGCCAGAGGAAGGAGAGGTTGTTCTTGGCTCTTCCTCATCATAACTTGCTGGGTCCTTGTTAGGAAGTATAAAGTTCCATGAGAGTGTTATGGGTTCACCAAGAAGTGCAGATTACAAGCATTTCCTACCCTTGATGATTTACATTATAAATTCAGGAATTTCTAAAATTCTCATTAAATCTTCCTAACAGATTGTAACAGTAAAGGTTGCACAAAATAAGCAGAAACTAAAAGTTTTTGGTGTTTCTGCAAATACCAAACAACATTTTTTGGTCACTTCCATTCTCTAATTAgcctaaagaaaatatattcatttagaGAATTTTCAGATATTTTCCCTTAGAGTAAGGATGTAATAATTTCCAAGGCTTCTTATATCAACACTAACTATATGTCTGAGTCACATTTTACAAATATCTCCTTCCAAGGTAGATTGgaagtgaaagaagaaaatgacttttcacGGAATGGATAATGTTTTTGCCTCCTCATGACATAGCCTTGCATGAGCTGGCTCCACACTCTACACAGTTAAATGGTAAGCCTGTATCATTAGGCATTTCCTCTTATACCTGGATGGAATGTAAGAGTACTCTTGAGTTCACAGTTAACGTCTTCTAGAGAAccttattgtaaaaaaaaaaaaaaatacaacacaaaagCACAGGGTATGAATTAAAAGGTTTATTATTGTTCTCTGAGAACTCAATtcatcacacacagagaggaaacagaagaatgGGGAGAAGGAGGGTGGGAGAAGGCAGAATGTTAATCAGATTTGTGAGTCTTCATTCTAGTTCCTTTCTTTATGACAAGATTACTGAAAAATTTTAGTTGTTGGTTCTTCATCTTCCTAACGTCATATGTGTAGATACCTCACACCTGTCctcatctccccacttcaaaaatcCTAGAGAGAGAACACATAAAGTGTATGTGGAGGCTGACCTTGTGAATCCTGTAAAGCTGCATCTCTCACTCTGGTCAAGTTCCTGGCAAAGGCCTGAAGATAGAAAAAAGGAGATGGGGacatgagaaagaaaggagatgatAAGATGAGATAAAACAATCAGCAAGGCATTTCACAGGTTTAGGAAAATTCCCAATGTCAAGACCTagaaatggggtgggggaaatgaaaaactcaattCACAGATAGTTTCTGTTTCTCATCTGGGCTTTTTGACAGACTCCCATAACAATCGTGTTCTGAGGCAATGGAAAGGATCCTCTCCTCATTGATGTAACTCGGTATATTGGATGTTAGTCCTTTCTCATCTACCTCCATTGGTTCTTGGCCCAGTGAAGGAGGGAGTCATTAAAAGAGAATGGCCATTAAGCT is a genomic window containing:
- the LOC130874062 gene encoding LOW QUALITY PROTEIN: pancreatic beta cell growth factor-like (The sequence of the model RefSeq protein was modified relative to this genomic sequence to represent the inferred CDS: substituted 1 base at 1 genomic stop codon) translates to MMSPKTLCSMSCMLLSCLMFLLGLILQLFSTISEWAFNIFSILSFKQLLCQMHFSGHLAFLLSTGETTFVSSMVKNILTIYQQIWTVFHDPIQGTLPNGSGWKWSSSDVLTYYHGKKNPSGVTDCGYCVPFSLVTVHRFTCPIHFTSCLSTSYQKXRDYNCEMLFTYVRKFKG
- the LOC130883468 gene encoding regenerating islet-derived protein 3-beta-like, translating into MLSRIALTSMSWMLLSFLMLFSQVQGEDSPKEAPSPRISCPQGSRAYGSYCYALFRIPQTWFDAELACQKRPSGHLVSVLTGAEASFVSSLVKSTGNSYSYVWIGLHDPTLGEQPNGGGWEWSNSDVMNYLNWERNPSTALDRGFCGTLSKASGFLKWRDNTCDVKLPYVCKFSG